DNA sequence from the Podospora pseudocomata strain CBS 415.72m chromosome 2 map unlocalized CBS415.72m_2.2, whole genome shotgun sequence genome:
AACTCTGCTGCGTCACCGGCCCAGCATGCCTTACCAAcagccccccctttttcatttccttttcttccagtcctctCACAAACTTGATACTCTGCAGACAAAGCACCGGGTTGTAGCTCAGACCAAAAACAGTCTCGAGCTTTAAATCATCGTCTAGATCTCTGAGATACGAGTCCAAAACAGGGACAAGCGATTTCGGTATGCGGCAACCCCTGGCGTTGGCGTCGGGGGAGCCAGAGTCGGATGTTGGTGCGAGGGCGAATGCACGTCCCCTCCAGAGGTTGTTGCAGATGTCCATCAGGAAgccgttgaagatgttgatCTGGGACCATTCTTCCTGTGATGGTTttcgttgctgttgctgaggggaGGTCTTTTTGGTTATGACGGTCTCCCAGGCTATTTTATAGACTGTTAGGATGGAGCAGAGGCGGGATAGGACGgttagggagggggagaaggctAGGTTGTAGACTAGCAAGGGTGGggggatggcgatggggatgtggaggaggaggatgggggaggagtagATTCTGCCTGTGGCGGTGTAGAAGTCtaggatggcgagggaggtggagatggaaggggaggattgGGATAGAGTTAGGCAGAGGGGGTTGAcgtgggtgaggagggaggggatggaggtgactggttgtgatgggagggaggaggtgggtcgggagaggaggcgggtCGTCCAGTTGTttaggaggagggtgtaAAAGGTTAGGAGGGCGAGctgggattggggggtgttgttgaggagcttagattggaggagggtgaagaggggggataATTCTGAATGGGTTAGTGACAAGTTGGGTGATTAGGGATGAAGGTGAGGGCATACCGGTAAAGTCAAGCAGGGGGAGGTAGCTCAACGTCTCGAGGACTATGTCTCGTTTGTCTAACCCGTTCCATGTCTGCAGGAAGCTTTGGAAGAATTCCATCAAAACGGGAGATAATTCCTGCAGCATGTTAGCATTGAGGAGTTGTGTGGAACAATAGACACAACAAACCTTGATACTCAAGACATAATCACGAATCACCTCTACCATATCGAGTAGGAATGACGGGTCTGTATCACCGCTCGTCACATCACCCACACACGCCATCAACCAATTGCTTATGCGCTGCGAAGCCTCCTGGCTGGGCCGCAGCAACAAAAACTTCTGCAGCAAGGGGTCTGCAAGGACGGCAACCAGCTGCGAGGGCATTTCGATCTTTTCGAGACTGTTGACAAACCCCTCGGCGCTGTCAAACTCCTCGAGTGTCACCGAGGTTTCGTGGGCATGTAGCGTATGAACGTTGGGAACAAGAGCTCTCGCCCCCTTCAACCGGCGTCCCAAAGCATGACTGACAGCAAAGCCGTTTCTGGTCCCGTCGTCTTCATGCCGGTCGAAATGCTGTTGCTGAATCTCGTTGAGCCGCTCCCTCCATTGGACATCTGGGTGTTTAAAAGCAGCCGCACGTCCCTTGGTGATGTCGCCCACGATAATCTCTGGGTAGTAGTTCTTGAACACCCTGAGCAGACCAGTCAAGTTGGGGTCACCGCCAGTCTGTCGCGAAAGAGCCAGTCTAATCCATGATTATGTCAGTCCTGGTCAGTCGCAGAATACGACGTATACGATCGCTCACTCACATGGTCTGAATCCTAAATGGTCGCACATGCTTCCGCCTGGTGATAAGCGCCAAAAGGTGACACAGCTGCGGTCTGTGCGAGGGCAAGTGACCATGGTCAGTAAGACGAGATTCCAAACATCATCTGAACCGAGTTTTTCGACGTACCTGATGGCAGCCGAATCGAGAAGGTTGAACAAGACGGCGTATGTCTGTGACAAGATGGTTGGGTTCTGCAACAGGTGgtacaccatcaccagccattTCAGGAACAGGCTCTGAAGGGGAAACGATGGCTTGAGGTGGCCGTGGCCCAAGGCACCGACGATTCGTAAAAGGACTTCATCGCTGACTTTTCCCAAAGGATAGAGGTTGCGGGTGATTGCCGACAGGCTGGCCTGGTCAAGGTGATTGTGTTGGGTTAACAAGTCGACCAGACGGATGAGGTCATCTGGAAGAGCGCCTCGGTCATAGAGAAGTGATGTGGTCTTTTCGACTGTGGGTTTGATGCTTGTTTGGCGTCGTTTGGCCGGGATTTTGGATGCTGCCTGCGAGTTAGTGAGCGAACAATGTAATTGCGAGTTATGCATGCAATCATGAAAGACACCATACCTGTTTCCAAGTCGTCCAAAAGCTGGTCAAGCCGGTCGCCTGGTGGAGGGGACAAACTCATGTTGGGATTTCTGACTTTTTATGCTGATAAATGCTGAATCGATGTTGTTTGGCCGTGAATTCCGTCCATTGGGCCTTCCAAAACCACTCCACCATACCCCAAAAAGGTAACCTGACCTGTGATACCTATGCTCTGGAACACGCGTCGAACGCGTTTCGACAGGAACCTTGTCTTGGCATCTTCAAGACGTGATTGTAACCCTAACCCGCCAAACTTTAATGCCAAGCAGTCCAGGGTTGCATGTCTACATGTGTAACCTTCAACTGCCCAATCTGGACATATTTTGCATCTTCATTATCATATGCCTGGTTCTTGGTTCTGCTGTCGGCAAGGCCGGGTAATGAGGCAAGACTGCCCTGACGGTGACGGTTGATATGAGGCCTGTTACACAGACTTTCCACCCGCGCAACAATCAACAATCAAGACAGCCAGTCTGACGTCTGTCTGAACGAGACACATCCCCAACCTTGTCGGCACCCCCACGTCTGCTCACTCGCCCGATCCTTCTTGACATTCATTCTCGGTGACAAGTATAGCTGTTGTCGGGCCTTCCCCACACGGCCTGCGCTTCCGCGTCTCTTTCTACCCCTTGCTCCTTGCTCCTTGGGAGGTTACCTTCACGCTTGTGCTACCCATGCTCGGCCGCCTCTCGACGATGCACTTGCCGTATCTTCAACAAGATGTGTTACCGTCGTCGAGTACGAGTACGGTCGGTCATCACGCTGTAACCAGACTTTTCTGTGTAACACCAGTCAGTCAGCAATAGCGGCGTCTACGCTTCCGAGATCAAAAGCTCCGGCAAGGCAACACATTCAGACATGGGGCAAAGCGGCGCGGACCATCCAGGCCCCGATGCCGACAAAGAGAACCACCGGATGATCGACTGGTGAAGCCAACAGCAAGCgacaccgacaccaacaccaacatcaccaacattgAATACAACAAGTCTATGGATACGCAGGTCGGTATCAGCGCGTCATGCTTCTTGCTTGACCTCCAATATCTGCACGTCTTTCTGTACAACCCAAGCTTCTTTCAGGCGTACATCACCCACCAATTGacccttcaccaccaccaccaccacccaccgcACTTGTCATGCAGCCTACACCAAGCAGAAGTGCAAATATCAAACAGTAACCACAACGGCATTGAACAGGCTGCCACTATGGTGTTACCCGGTCGCCTGTTGTGCCAGTCACCACCTACAGTACATCCAGAGGCCAATCTTACACCTGAAGCGGCACTGAAAGCCACCTAGGCCGTTTTCTGAGACCCCGCTGACAGGAGGGCTGACAGGGAACTCGATGGAATTTTTCCTCGAAAAGAGGCGCTGTTTCTGGTCTTCCCGCGTCTATCTCATCTCTTGCTTGACGAGCTTCGGGGGGTGTGGTgtcacacccacacacacacacacacacccaccttCACTTGTTAGGTTCCTGCAATAAATTCAACTTACATACATAACCACACGCACCCATCTACCGTTGCCGACTCGTGGTGCCCCCAACTTTCCTCTGCCGCTCCCATTGGCCCTGTTCTTGGCTCATTCCTCTCCGCCCAAAAGGGCACCAAAAAATCCTACCAAGTTCGCTGCATTTTACCTCGGAAAGTCCTGGTTGAAGGCCATTTCACCCGGCCCTGGGATCCCCATTACGCAACTTATACCGTACcgctcaccaccagcttTCGGGCTGCAACTAATAACCCTTTTCATCCCTTATCCGACTTGTCCCTAGGACGGTACGCGTGGACTGACACGGCACGAGATCAAGAAAGTTCAAGAAAAAGGCTTGCATGGGTGGGGTTCCCGTTCAGAAATGTGTGAGGTTTTGAAGCTGTACAAAAGGTGATGTAAGTGAGGCTCAAgaccaccctcgccctcaacccctgaCCATTGACTGACCGATGAACCCAGACACATTTGTTAATTCATAATGAGTCCTCCCGAACCCTCAACAACTGACCTTGACCCTACCTCTCCTGTTCCCATGGACCTCAGCAAGCACCGGGTGACTACGGTCATGCAAGATTCGCATTCCTATCTGCCACTATCAAAACCACTCAAGGATGGCGAcctcctgttgctgctcaCACCTGGAATCATACCGGATCTTGGCAGTTCGAAAATGAATTCAGAGACACCACTTACCAGTGACCCGTTCGAATCCCTAGGCAAGGCATTGGCGAAGCATCATCCCTGGGTTCGGCATGTGCCCTACCTACCACGCTACGGTATCACCGGCACACATGTTGTGCACATCAGGCTAGCCACGGCGATCATTTTCGTCCTCTCAGGTCCACCTGTCCATGGTCAGCCCTCGCAAGTGGCACTCGCCGAGATCACACGAAGTATCTGCGAGAACCGACCACATGTCATCGTGGCCTGCTGCGACGCCCGAGAGCTGGGGCCCATCGAAAAGTCGTTCCCGGCGATAGTGCAGGTACCCAGCCTCGACCCGTCCGATCTCGAAGCAGCGGCAGACGTCATATTCGGAGAGACCAAAAAGCGGCCACCATCAACCGGTCCTAACCTGCAAAATCTGGTCCTCGCCCCAAAGGCCTGGTCGGTCGAGGTATGGAACGGGCCCCGGGACATGGATGCGTCGTATGAGCTCTGGTGCCGGTGCTTCCCAGACAACTTCCACCTGAGCCGCTTCTTGTTCCAGGCGCTGCTGCGACGGGATGGGTGGGCGATGCATTACGTGGTTCGTGAGCCGGGGACCTCCCAGCTGCTCGGGTTTTGTGCGACGTATACAACTTATGCCGGGGCTGAGGAGGAACGCCTGGTCGGGTCCGTGGCTGCCTTGCTTGTGCGCCCGGCGTACCGGAAACGAGGCATCGGGTTGAGCTTGCACAACCATGCGCTGAGGCAGCTTACAAAGACACGTGGTGTGTGCCGGTTACAGCTTGGGAGCACGTTTCCTCGGCTGTTGTATGGGCTTCCGATGGATTCACCGGTGGAGGATTGGTTTGGGCGACGCAACTGGCCTGTTCTTACCCAGTTACCGGGCCCGGGGACTGGGCAGGAGGCGTGCGACTGGCTGCTGAAGTTTGCGGATTGGCCTATTCCAACCGTGTTGCCACCGGGGCCGGTGTTCCGCCAGTGCGAATTTCACGAGTTCGACATGGTGTTGGCGCTGGTAGGGTCGGAGTCTAGGAGGAGGGACAATGTGGGCTGGTACGACCAGTATGCCAAACTGGCGAACTCGATGAACATCCGCGACATTGTCGTCGGACTGGACGAAGCCGGCACGATGGTTGCCGCGGCTTTGACATATGTCAAGAACACGGGGAGTCCGGTGGCCGAGGATCTGCCTTGGACCAACATGAttggggatgatgttggcgggGTAACGTGCGTTTGCATTGCAGGTCAGTGTTCTTCTGAGCACCACGTCGTCATGTGCTAACCGTTACGGTGCAAGATGATCTATGCAGAGATTCAGGTCGGCGGGGCGCTGTGATGGTCAGACTATTAGACAGCTGCATTCAGCTGCTTGCTGAGCAGGGGATGACACAGCTGTTTATGGACGCCGTCAAGGATGGCGATGAGGGGTTCCCATCTATGGGTGAGTGTAACAAAACAAAGAATTTACAACTGTCTACGGCGGCTGACCAATTGTAGGCTTCAACAAATGGGCAAGATACAGAGATGTGTGGCGGGATATCTAAGGCTACTGTCACCGAAAGGCCAGCCCTTCACCAACAATGACCATGTTTACACGGAACTCCACCATGCCGACAACAGCGTGTGTGCGGCCGCCAGCTTGGTCCGGAACCATCGGCTGCTGCGGGCGGGCTGGTGCTTCACCGAGCAGGGTGTGGTCACGATTATGTGGGATGAGTCCGTCCATTTTACGGCCTGTACAACCCAGCAGCCGCTCGGAGGCTTCACGTCGGATGGGGGTACACGGGTGGCAGCAATCCCATAGTGAGAACAGGAATCATTTTTTGGGCTTTTTGTTCCCCTGTTACTACTACTACATCAGTTGTGCATTGTGGGGgaaccaaacccaaccccccaaaaaaaaaaaaaaacgaaaaGCTCTTTGCTGGCAGCAGGAAGGATCAGACGCAACCATCCGAAATGTCCCCGCCTCCCCAGTCGAAGGATTCAGAATCTTTATCCGTGCAGGCCTATCAGGATTATCGTCCGTAACACCGACTTCTTATTAGGCGCGATTGGCGAAGACATTTTTGTCATCTCTTTCTCGAGGAAGAGAGCCCAAAAATGGCAACATTGACCaacaaggtaggtaggtagctttGCTGTCATCAGCTGGACAGAGAAGAGAGGATCATCCATCCCCTGTCAGTCAGCTAGGCTCGGGTTACACGAGGGATTATGTCAACACAACACCGAGCTTATGCCGTTTCCGTGTAAgcgaggcggtggtggtagggaCGAGGATGGATCGTGGATCCCTCCCGGCAGGCAGACATTCTGCTTAAAGGTGGGCTTTGAGGtcactggtggtggtggtggtggatataAGCACTGGGTAGCATGGTCCGGATCACATAAGGATAGGGCTCTTGTCTCGCGCGAGCCTGCGGCGCTATTGGTGTCTGAGGTTGGGAAAAAGATTCCCGGTGTTGCAAGACAAGTTCAAAGATGGAAAGAATACCCGACAGAACATAACACAGTTTGCAGATATCAAGCACATGTTTTTGGGGTTCGGAAGATTGTAAAAGGGAAGGTTTTCGGTGTCTCGGTTGATTACCATTATCTGCTTGTGTCTCAAACTATCCCTGCTGGGATGTAAAACTGACAGGCTGTGTTCTTACGCTTTGGACATACTCGGAACGAGTTGTTTGTGTGACCTCTTCAAAGGACACATTACAAACCTCGTTCCTCACTTGAATTCAACGTCTCACAAACCCTTTTCCTCTCACGAATAAACGCGGGGGCGTTTATGACAGCACAAGGGGCGCCAACCTTCGAACAAACGTCACTATCTCCTTGCTGTAAGTGGGCGATGATCTCTGATCTgctttccccctccaaccctgACCAGCAGAACACCACACAAAACCTGGCTCTCCCGCATGGTTGATCTTGGGGATGATAGATTGACGCGGCGTGGCGGCACAGCTtggacacacacacacccacctacatacatacatacatacacacagacagacagacaaggTTTTTGTTGTGTAACCAATATGTATCTGCACGGTTTCCCTCGCAAGACCATGTCGATGAGGCTATTCCGGAACGAAACAGGATTAAGGCCGCATACCTAGACCGACCTACCTAGTTAGTTTCTTCGAATCAGATGGCACCGAtcaggggagggggtaaTTACCGGGCTGGTGACTGATcaggatggatgggatggtacTTATTTTGTGGGaaagggttgttgttgggagaAAAGAACTGTGCGTGTAACGACACTGAtaacctacctacctacctacctacctacctacctacctccctacctacctacctacctacctacctacttacctacctacttacctgcctgcctgcctgctgTACATTGTGGTGTACCTTATCTTGTGCTCTTTTGGGACACTTAGCCAACcaagaagagaggaaaagacaagcgaagggggggttgacaGGTGGTTACCTTGAGGTATGCTGTGTCACTTCTCCGTTCAAAATGTCTGTCCGGTAGGTAGGCATTACTCAACTGTGTTACCCCCTTCAGCCCCCTTCATCCGagttcatcccatcatcctcttgACTGATCTCGGCCCGGTATAACTTTCTCATATTTTacctatcatcatcatgccgAAAGGTGGCGGCTTCGGTCCGAAGGTCTTGAGCGCTCACACACTCATGTGAAAAGTCACGTTTGACGGCATACAAACAAACCACACATCCTACTCGTATCCAGATGTTTCCAGAAGGGGAAACTCAATCGTAGAGGTCGTACACATACTTGCACATGGGAACAAGCAAGAGTTTGAAGGTGCGGTGGCTTTTGTGTAACTTTGCTGATCGATCCCGTCCCATACATACATCACCAGTTTTCGCTTTCGCTTAATCGTtgacctcgccgccgccactgcTTGTGGGGCTTCCGTGAGGTGCcaaggaggtgtttgagggCTTGTTGCGAGTCCGCAAGAATTTCGCCCTTGTGCTAAACGTCTTGGGGACCAGGAGCTTGTGTCACCGCAACAATTCTCGTTCGGGTTATGAGGCACTGTCATATCCCCCGGCTTTGTGTAACCTTTCTGGGTTGGTTGGTAACCGGGGTTGTGGCCTTGACATGTTTGTTTCTGGTTGGTTTACATGACGAGTACTTGGGTGTAAGTGGGCAAAGGATTGTCATGGGGAAAAGAGGCCCTGTTGACATTCTAGAAGAAAGGGGGCACAGAACTGTGGCACCGGTCCCGCAAAAGATCCGGCTGATTCTCCCCTTTCTTCGCCAACTATACAAACTTGAAGTATTGAACTCTTCGGAAGCCGTTCGGCACTCATATCACAGCAAATTTACAAAAGATCGACCTCAGAGGGGATCGAAACGGCCTCCCGCATGCACGGCTGGGGCAAGACCGGGACCGAAATGGGTTCCATCAGTTAACAATGACGGATGGTGACATTGTGCGGCTTGAATGTGAGAgatcatcatccctcctctcctcggaACGTGCTCTCTTTTCATGCGTGGGATATGTGTCTGTCCCTTCTGGCAAGAGTAATATGTGAGATACGATATAGCTCGCCCCTTTTTCCCTCACCAATGACAAATCATGCGCCTACCTGGTACAAGATACCTCCATTGTCTCCTCTCAGTAAGTCCGTCAAGGCCATGTGTCTTAGCCAGACTAGTTTCTCGCTTCTGCATGGGTCTTGCGTTTTCCTTTGCCAAAATGCGGGATGTGATCACACTAAAGGAACCAGCAACATCCTGTTGGACAACAGACTTTGTGTTACATGAACCACGCTGATATACACATGTCAGATCCAACCTTGAAAGGTAACATGGGGGGGGCTACTACTCAATATATGCACATGGATTAGCCAAGCTTGATAATAATCTGTGTTGTGTCACTCATCAACCGACAACATCGTGACTAAGGAAACTGTCCATTGAGGCAAAGATCTATATTATTCTCGGATAAGCAGGCCAAGATGAGAATGATGTATTGTGAGAACAGGTGAGAACTCAAACGGTGAGTTGGCGTTCATGCACCTACCCAGCCCGGATGGCAACATGATGAATAAGGGAAGAAAGATATTACAAAGGATTTTGTTGCACCTCCTCACATGGATGGGCGAGGTCGTACGTTGTGTAACACCGCTTAAACTGTCCAGTCAGGTAGGTGTGGAGCGAGCTCTGACTGAAAAGCTTCCGAAGAATATGACAGTCTTTTGCGACACACGATGGATGGGGTGTTCGGACATGTGACGGACGAGATTTGTGATGTGAAGGGACACAAGAAAACGCCACCTTTGGCAAATCCAGCCACTGGAGATATTCTGTGTAATAAACAACGAGCTCAGATGTGAAGACCAAGTTGTACAGACCATGAACATTTGAAGAAGATAGCTATGCACCATCGGACCTCGAGAACCAA
Encoded proteins:
- a CDS encoding uncharacterized protein (EggNog:ENOG503NZBZ; COG:S); amino-acid sequence: MSLSPPPGDRLDQLLDDLETASKIPAKRRQTSIKPTVEKTTSLLYDRGALPDDLIRLVDLLTQHNHLDQASLSAITRNLYPLGKVSDEVLLRIVGALGHGHLKPSFPLQSLFLKWLVMVYHLLQNPTILSQTYAVLFNLLDSAAIRPQLCHLLALITRRKHVRPFRIQTILALSRQTGGDPNLTGLLRVFKNYYPEIIVGDITKGRAAAFKHPDVQWRERLNEIQQQHFDRHEDDGTRNGFAVSHALGRRLKGARALVPNVHTLHAHETSVTLEEFDSAEGFVNSLEKIEMPSQLVAVLADPLLQKFLLLRPSQEASQRISNWLMACVGDVTSGDTDPSFLLDMVEVIRDYVLSIKELSPVLMEFFQSFLQTWNGLDKRDIVLETLSYLPLLDFTELSPLFTLLQSKLLNNTPQSQLALLTFYTLLLNNWTTRLLSRPTSSLPSQPVTSIPSLLTHVNPLCLTLSQSSPSISTSLAILDFYTATGRIYSSPILLLHIPIAIPPPLLVYNLAFSPSLTVLSRLCSILTVYKIAWETVITKKTSPQQQQRKPSQEEWSQINIFNGFLMDICNNLWRGRAFALAPTSDSGSPDANARGCRIPKSLVPVLDSYLRDLDDDLKLETVFGLSYNPVLCLQSIKFVRGLEEKEMKKGGLLVRHAGPVTQQSLVRLAGRGGVRLSWQEYRAGVLGWLEGEEVGQGGLPGLMYNTMKNLMGTRRGTEGGGGSSFSSLA
- a CDS encoding uncharacterized protein (COG:G; EggNog:ENOG503P7AH) is translated as MSPPEPSTTDLDPTSPVPMDLSKHRVTTVMQDSHSYLPLSKPLKDGDLLLLLTPGIIPDLGSSKMNSETPLTSDPFESLGKALAKHHPWVRHVPYLPRYGITGTHVVHIRLATAIIFVLSGPPVHGQPSQVALAEITRSICENRPHVIVACCDARELGPIEKSFPAIVQVPSLDPSDLEAAADVIFGETKKRPPSTGPNLQNLVLAPKAWSVEVWNGPRDMDASYELWCRCFPDNFHLSRFLFQALLRRDGWAMHYVVREPGTSQLLGFCATYTTYAGAEEERLVGSVAALLVRPAYRKRGIGLSLHNHALRQLTKTRGVCRLQLGSTFPRLLYGLPMDSPVEDWFGRRNWPVLTQLPGPGTGQEACDWLLKFADWPIPTVLPPGPVFRQCEFHEFDMVLALVGSESRRRDNVGWYDQYAKLANSMNIRDIVVGLDEAGTMVAAALTYVKNTGSPVAEDLPWTNMIGDDVGGVTCVCIADSGRRGAVMVRLLDSCIQLLAEQGMTQLFMDAVKDGDEGFPSMGFNKWARYRDVWRDI